DNA sequence from the Thamnophis elegans isolate rThaEle1 chromosome 4, rThaEle1.pri, whole genome shotgun sequence genome:
TTTGATGCCCCTCATCTAGAGGCACAGAAGGTAACATATCAAGTAGGATTTGGATATTTTGtttacttctttttttccttttactaaTCATTCCTGATACCTTTTAAAGAAAATCTTTCTTTAAATTATTGAAGGAACGTTTAGTTTAGAACAGTGAGACTTAAACTGATTTCATCCATACAATGTCTATTTCTCCCACTTATTCTTAAGCTCTTTTCCAGTGTGTCTAATGATGTTTGAAATCTAACCACAAATTATGTAATTTCCCAATCTCTCCAAATTGATTACATTTCATCTCCCAGATTCCCACCTAGAATATTTAGAGATAATTCTTGTGGTGAACTGGAAAAGTAAAGATGCACTGCTGCAAATTCAACTGCATGTTTGCATAGTAGAAATTTACTTCCCAACAAAGTAATCTTGTCCTGAAATTGGTAAAGAgatttattgaaatatatttgatAGTGCTAAGAAAGATGGTTTAAAAAACAGGGAGATTTAACTGTTAATGGCTACTTGTCTTGATGGATGTTCCCTGGTTTTGGAATTGCAGATAACATAATTTAAATACTTTGCTGGTGAGTAACACTATCTTTTTATTATCCATCTTTTTGAACATTTCAAATGGATCTTGTCAGCTACTGGAGGACACAAACTACAATACTGGAATAACTATTGGCCTGATTATAGTGGACTCTTACATTGTTAACTGCTCTTGTATAATCATGTTCTAATTTATGGTTTGGTTTATTTTTACAGAACTTACAGCAACAGGGTGTTTCGTGTAACTCTCATGAGTCTAGCTGTGTTATTAATTATTCCATTATTTGGAGCGCTCATTTTTCTGGATTGTCCAATAGATCCTCAGCTTATTAGGTGAGTACATAAGCATGTTTAATATTAGAGTTTTGCATGTGACTTCACTGAGGACGTTGTTATGAGGACTTTTTAGTTAGGGCTTTTTAGCTTTATGAATAGAACAGTGCTGTAGTCAACTATTTAGAAAAACTGTTGTGCCATTATTTATAGTTgtacagaaatgaaaaacaactgTTTTATATATTCCAAGTTAACAGGTGAACTTATGTGCCTTATACTACTTTTACTTGCTCCTTCGGATTCCCAAAACATACCATTTAATAGatacaatatatttaatttaaaacgTCATTTTTCTTAACCATGTTCTTTCAAGTCATTGTCTTAATGTGTGCTATGTGCACATGAATTTTCTTGGTTATAATATTTTACTACTTCTGTATTAAAATTAGTATGCAGTAACTGTACCTGCAGAAAGAATAGAAGGCTCATTTGTAAAAAATGAACAGttaattacaaattaaatatgtGAAGAAAGAATGAATTGGTCCAGAGAAATAGGAAGACTAAGAAAGTTTAATTTTATCCAAATAAACTTTCTTAGTCTTCCTATTTCTCTAGACCAAGAAAAAAAGAGCTGAAAAAAGAGAAGTGAAAAATCTAAAAAACAAAAGGCAATGTACGAagcactatacaggtagtcctcaacttacaaccacaattgaatccaaaaattctgttgctaagtgagacatgtgttaagtgagccccattttatgacttttcttgccatagtagttaagtgagtcactttagttgttaagttaataacaagcttccccattgactttgcttgtcagaaggtcacaaaaggtgatcacatgactccaggacactgcaacagtcataaatatgaatcagttgccaacatttgaatttttatcacttaaccatgggaatgctgcaatgatcatgaaAAATGAtccttttttcattgttgttgtaacttcaaatattcAGTAATGAcctattataagtcaaggactacctgtacaggtacACTAGAAACAGATATAGTTTGCAAAGTTAAAAACATATATAATACCTGTGtaataaatgaaaatttaaattagACGTTACAATGGTATCTCAGtcttcaactgctttgaaactcatcaaatttggccCCACTCAGTAGGGGCTGTAGATGAGACCCCAATCATCACAGTTCGAATTGACCACAAAGAAAGGAGGTGAGCCAACACAATATCATGCCACCACCCTCAGTCCTCTGAAGCAATTCCTAAGAATACTATGGTCAGTGGTATACCAAAACCACCAAGAGATCAATTAACACAAAAATGGATTtgaatatagattttaaaaagctAGATGATAAGAATGATTTGGAAAAGATTAAACTAGATATGTTGCTATTTCTAGTaactcttaatggacttttgctgaccaGATGAGGCTTTAAGAATTTGTTTATAGATGAGATATGGGATatggaaagaagaaataatttgttgtattttaacagaaatggataagttactaaaattgtttatacttgtgatgaaggcAGAAGTCATTTCTTAACATACTGAACATATTTttcctttactatatttttccttttttatttttctttcaattctattcttttttttactccttaattttttattttgcattacgTTGACctttttaattgtaatgtttaatGTTGTTAAAATTGTTACCCACTTAATTGGCTTGATCCTTAGGCTCATGGAAACTTTTGCCACATATGAAAATAATTGCATAACTTGCTTTGGATGAATTGAACTacactgttttgaaaaatgtTTGATACATCTaagttatttggtattttgttatttttgtatTAATCTCTTCCATATACTTATGAAAATCTTCCttcttgacagctttaaagaaCCTCCTCCTCTTACTGGTGCTTTAGAGCAAAATGTTAAGCTTCGACAAGCAGAAAGATTATTTGAAAACCAGCTTGTTGGACCAGAGTCTATTGCAAATATTGGTGGTAAGCGCATATATTTGATAGAGATTTTTAATATCTGCTTAATAagtttatttttccccagaagtaATGTCTGGATTCTAAACTATACAAATTCTGAATTCTAAATAACATGTAAGATAAtttgtatccaataaagttttatgCTGATATAATATTACTGTATCACACAAATTAGCAAAAATCATACAgatattttgaataaatgtgataTTACAGAAACAAAATCAAGTCCTTTCATTGTTCATATGCAAAGATTTACCAGTCTTCATAGATTCCAGATACTGAGGTACAATCAAGAACAATGACCTCTAGAACTGTGTTTCTATCAATCAAATATGGAAAACGCaattaaataatatttctgtatttacatttttatattaactagagcagtatgctccctcccatatttgggcataccagtacTTTGACATAAttacttatttccttggctcaactgataagggaggagagtttgtggcttagtggctaatacaactgcctaacatataaaaacagcccaggtccaaatcccagtaagggtatggctagctgatgagagctaaatagcttgaaatagatctatgctagtctccatttatttatttatcagcacaaatgcaacacataaatggtttcctgcctggaaggctcctagagtggagctgaaaggcaaaaagggaagcagtatgctccctcccatatttgggcataccaggtgctttgacaaaatacatacatatatacatatacacagtgacgtgcggtgaagtttatggctggtgaggcaaaaagaaagaaagcggcttttgcccgccccgcagctatgtccgaaatagaggcGTCCTGCTCCCCacagctatgtccgacccagctgcAGGGcgtgggatgcctctatgtcagacagaagcggcgGAGTgctttctttcggcttttgcctgccccgcagggcaaacacttccaccttgcaggCGCCAGAGCTGCAGGCCACTAGGAGTACATCCTGCCCACAGCAGAAGAGCGCCGGTTCCTGCTTCAGTTCCTGCCACCTGAAGAGTCCAGCTCTCCCAGGCTCCACACCCAAAATCAACTGTCTCCTGCGCGAACCTTGTCTCGTAGCCGCTGCAAAGGCTACCACTTCCTCAAAGGGCCCCGTCTCAGGCCGGTCAGCTGGAAGGAGGCGTCAGTCGCGCCCCCAATCCAGCCACTGCTTCCCAGCTTCTTTATCAGAGACTGCTTGAAGCCATTTATACCAGGCGACAGGGCTTAAGGCTGCAGCCTGCAATCATTTACCTTCTCCCCGAAGGTGATCTAGTTCTAAGcgtggctttaaagtcccggcgctgcgcctaccatagagcgggatgcgtcCCGCTCTGTGGCTGGCgcggcagcatggctttaaagtcccggtgcggtgacatggctttaaagtcccagtGCGGTGccggccatagagcgggacgcgtcccgctctatggcgggcgcagcggcagggctttaaaaaataaagtgcccgcctgcgcgccagcagaggcgggtaaaatacacacacacacatattacttataataatacaaattacaattacttacaaattacaataattttgacttcctcccccctccctctgacccacataccttttccagctgtttcacagaggatttcaactcttttcttgtctgccatgatgaaaatgtaaaaaagataaaaagaaaaaggcaagagctgctgaagtaaggctggattagctgctgccagaatctccaatggatgactctgcttaactgttttaaaaaagcctctaaaaaagtacCCTCTACATGAGGCgaaagaaccacgtgcctcatctacataaggaatttttcgccttttaacccttgcttaactctgctgaagtgatcataaagatagactaaatgaggcacatggttctctcgcctcctcctgcagagggcactttttagatgcttttttaagcagttaagcactaagcagagtcatccactgtgactctggcagcaactacctcagcctttttcctatttttttttcttctcatgatgacagtggtgaggccctgcctccctgactgcacgtcactgcatatacatatacatacatacatacatacatacatacatacatcatacatacgtatacacactcacacacacacacacggaacaaGTTTCTCTCATATCAACAAACTATTGATCAAAAGAGACTAATTTCATGTTTAAAGTACCTTACACTGATTTGTTGTAACAGAACCTTCAAGCTCTTTATTCCAAAgggttataaaaataatattaattcatTAGATTATAAAATGagtgtttatttttttcacattACTTTTTCTTATGACATGGAATGTTAAGAGGCTTACATAGACAAATCTTACTTACTTTCAAAAGAGGAACTGAAATTGCTCTTTCACAAGAGACTAATATTCATCCATAATTTAAAAAGTTCTTGCAGAATGCTTGGGTGAGAGGTATTTGGAAAAAGCTTTAAATAGATTACAGAACATTTAGCATTACTGAATATGTATGATTTAACATTGACATCCCCCATATTTTACTTTGAGCATTTGTATGTAATGATTAGAtataattattaatataataattgtgtaattatataataattagaGAAATAAACAGACCCTTGGATCCCTTTCCAACTTGTAATATCTTCATAGGTAAATTATGCTTTCAAATATGCAATATTTTGCAGGAATATATGTACAGATTTAATCCAGTGATTATtcaacatattttaaattttctatCATAAATATCTCCTCTTTTCTTATTTGTGCACTGTAGGTTATATAACTTTACAAGGGAGTAATATAAATACATCTTCTAAAGAATTCCTGAACGTATTGCTTGTAAATTGTAATGAACAAATAGAAAAAATGTTATCATATTTATTCTAACAGGGACTAAATTCAAGTTTACTTGAGACTAGATTCTCAGTTTCTGTTTATATCATTGCCTGTACAGGCTACCCACTGTTTCTGGAGTACAGGATAGGCCAATACCATCCTCCATTCATTCCCAAACCATTGCAAAAGCACTCCTTGCTCTTGTTTTGAAATTTgattcaaaaataatattttctatcttaagataTCTTAAGTGCTTGTGAACAATTAGTCTACCTTGTTTCATTCCAGTCTAGGGAAATCTTGAGATCCAGTTGACCACAGTATCAGATATACCCCTTCCTTTCCAGTGGTTGGTCACTGGTTCTCATCTGGTCAgcagcacttttttttctttccatttgatTTATCAGTGACCCTAAAAGCTCATGAAATCCAGTAAAGTGTTTTGGTCACCTTGTTTTCTTTACCTGTTTTGATAGCACACTTGCATCACATTCTTTTATCTTCcaatttgggtgtgtgtgtgccctTTTGGTCGTTTTTTCCCCAGGCTGGGTACTGTactttgtttttcattctgtGCATATTGTACTAAAATGTTAATTTGAAGCTATTTTCCTTTGTTTCTGTGAAGCTGAGCCATTAGTTTCTCATTGCCACAACGTTTTTGTAGAGCCACAGTAGAACACAGAAAGGGGGGGCGGACTTATTCTCTCTGCTTTGATCATTGGGGCATCAATGTAATGACTATGCAGTAAAGGTAGGAGGAAGAATTTGCATTATTGTCAAAGGGGAGAATATGGGAAGGAAGTGTGAAGACATCAGTGCCTGCTAACTTGGGAAAGCATGAAAAAGGAGAAGGACTAGTGAAGAGggaactgtttttgttttttaaaagcaggCAATTATAGACATGTCCCCTCTGTGCATGAATGAGGGGCAAGAAGCAGAACAAAGGTCCCCGGTGACCATAGTCCAAATTGAGCAGTAACCTTCTAAACAATTGCAATCAAGATGCAGATCTTTTAAATCAGCCTTGGGAACAACCAAGTAGTTTAGATTGCTGTGCAGAATTGTTCtaatttatatattgtatatataattACTGAAGCTTGCCTTATTccatagtcttttttttttaaaagaagcagcTGTTAAGTGTATATTTTGGGGAATTAAAGTAATCGTTAATTCTTTATGGATCCTATCAGTTTCTGAGTATCAGTTTCTGATTTTTGCTAATTAAAAACCTAATAACCCAATAAGCTTAACGTCCCTAAAATTGAATTTTGACTACATTATGCCAGAAAAAGGTACTGAAAGGGGGTGGGTAAATTACCTAGTAATCCTTTGGCTTTTAGATTTAAATTAATCAAGCATTATAATATGATATATATAGAAAAGTACATAGATTCTAGATTTATTATCAACATTAAAAAGAATATCTCAAATTGTATTCTGAATTCTCAAAACATattgtttttggtttttgttAGTGTACAAAATGTAAGATTCTCATAAAATATGAATATGCTCATTTCATCTATTTTCCTGGAAAAGTCCAGGAAAGCAAGCACAGAACTTTTACTTCAGAAATCTGTTTATTTCTAAGAACGAGTTTGTAAAAGAAGGATTTGATTTCAGAATCAATTCAGATTCAGAATTCTCAGAAGAGGAAGTTTGAAACTTTCATCATGCCACCCTCTAGGCTCATCCATGTCATCATTGATGACTTGGTTAtttgaaaaaagattaaaagaagtTAGATAAGGCTgaataagagaaaataaaattaagagaaaGTAATTGTATTATATTGTCTTTTATAACAACACTTTTAATGTGTTTTATGGGAACCTAGCAATTTCTGAATAGTCCTCTTTGTAATTTCAGTAGTGCTAAGAAAGCTATTTTTAGAAATCTAAGATAGGTAATAGCCATCATAATGACAAGGTATAATCATCTGATAAAATTAAAGATACTCACAATTTGGTCCAAACAGCCATTTGAGGCTTTCTATTCCATATATGAAACTTGCTGTTCCATATATTAGAACTTTATATGATATGTGAACTCATTCTTTCATTATCGCCTACGTGACATAGTCTTTAGTAACAACTCAGAAGTTGCAGCTGGTATAAAATGATGTGGATTTTATATAATGTGGATTTTTAAAGTTAATTGTTATTGTAAATAGCCATGACTGTAATAATTAAATAGAACAACTACATCAATAAATTCCTTCAGTGTAGACTTCCATTGATTTGAAATAATTGTGGTAGGTTTCCAGCCCAATTCATAATGCTTAAGGTCCTAAATCCCTTAATAGTGCAGTACCAAGTTATATTTTCCATTCATTGTAAACATTTAGGGAGGTTCTATTGAAGATCCACTCTTCTGGGAAGGTATATGGGATATGGACCAGGTGATAGGCCTTCTTAGTAGCAGCCTCCCAGCGAGTTTTTGACCTTTGGTGTTCAGGCGACCATCATATATTATTTGTTACTTATATTACTGTTTTAATTATAATATACTTTGACTtgttgcttctccccccccccaggtctaTAAACAGGGTGGTCTATAAATAATAAAGCTTATTGCTAATGGAAGCAAATGCTTTTCAGTGATAATcttatattattctatttttgtaaaaacatgccaATATGGAAGGCAAACTTTAGTTTTGCTTTTTGAAGGTTTTGTGACCTCTATAGAAAGCATTTGGGGTGTTTTGAAATCTTATATAAGCCTTGTGTGTTAAATAACATGCATAACATGCATGTCACTGCTTGTCTCTCATAGATGTGTTGTTTACTGGTACTGCTGATGGAAAAATTCTGAGGATTGAAAATGGGAAAATTTCCACTTTAGCTCGTCTTGGCCATGGTCCTTGTGGTAAACAAACACTACTTATTTGTTATTCCTTTTATATTGTGATTTGACTTGTTTAGTAAACCATTTCAGACTTGTTGCATACTTTCcactgaatatttttaaatatgtgaaAATTTATTTCATCCTATGTAGTTGGTGCATTTTAGAGTGGTACTTTTGGTTGTGTAGTTGTCCAACTCAGCATGGGCAGCATCGCACAGCCTCCCCCAACTGGCTATCCCGGTTGGGTCCTGGCTCAACCAATGACAGTGGTTGTGAAAAACCTATGGACATTTGATTAACAACCTCTTTTTAATGTGAAAGATCATGATAGGAATGGTCCTCTGCAATAAAATCTTGATAATATTTCTGGTTAACATTCCTTAGGTACTGTGATACAATATTCATCATTATGTGCTTAGCTTTCTTTAGCAAGTGAAAAACTACTTAAAAATGACCAGGTTATAAATGCACATCAGAATTTAGGACAAAATGAAATGAGATGTATTGACTATAAAAGCCTATCTAGCCTTATGTTTAGAGgaaatttttttatatttatttacaagaGCCAGTtcgtgtagtggttaaagcatcgggataaaaaccaggagactgaggtCTAGTTGTGCTTTGGCACCAAGTCAAGTTAGAGTAATCTTGGGCCAGTTGCACTCTCttagccctagaaaggaggcaagggcaaacagcttctgaaaatccttgccaagaaaacttcaggcacTTGATCAGGCAGTCTCTtgagaattggacacaattgagcagaagaaaaaaagaatattttttcagAGATGGGCAGGAATAATTCTCTAGGTGTTACTGAATTCAGTTTCCTTCAGACTTAACCAATTTGATCAAGAAAAAGAGGTAATAAGAGTTGGTTTTGGAAGGTATTTGGAAAGTCATGTACTGTCTATCCCTTCAAGTCTTGCAAGATGCCCTGTTTTAACTACATCGAAATAATATGGGTTTTGTCAATATTTAATTATATGAAGAAAAAGTATATAAAGCTATACAGATGTTTTTGAATATACAAAATGTCTATCTTTTATTATTCAGATTCAAGATTATTGATATTCTGTTTTAGAAGTACAATAGAAACTTTTGTTTAGAAGCTGCATACTTTATATCTATTTGTATTTTCTAAAAAGGTACAAGAGAAGATGAGCCTACATGTGGGAGACCACTAGGAATCCGTGTTGGACCAAACAGTACTCTTTTTGTTATAGATGCCTATTATGGACTGTTTGAAATAAATCCTATCTCAGGCAAGTCTACCTCTCCTCCCCACATACCCATTGTGCCAAACCCTAACTGGTTTTAATTATACTTTGAATGGTAAACTTTAAGCCATGATATGCAAGTGACACCTATTTTGAATTCTACTTAAGAATCTgctaaattttttttgaatctttaatattaaataaattcaGAAATGTCATAAATAGAAGTGATACACTCATGATTACAAAACATACACATAAGTATAAAAGAACAAAgaggtgttttaaaaaaatgtttttctgtgACCAGGTGCAGTCAGGCCACTTGTGTCTTCAAAGATTCCTATTGAAGGGAAGAACATGTCCTTTTTGAACGATCTTACAATGACTCGGGATGGAAGGAAAATCTATTTTACAGATTCTAGTAGTAAATGGCAGAGAAAAGATTATTCCTTATTAATCATGGAGGCTTCAGATGATGGACGGTAAATGTGCTAGCCTGAGTTGTAAATTATATAACAAAATTATGATCAAGCATCATGTGGAGAAAAAATTttctggggagggtgggggatggTATTTCTAGAAACCAATATTCTTATTTGATGGTTATTGTTTAAATATTTACTTAAAATAGTGAAGTAACATTTACACTTCATCTGTTGACATTCTTAATTCAGATATCTTTCCTTATCCTTTCTTCCTTAGCATAGGAAATCtgtattcttttctattgtaTACATAGTTACTTATCCCCAAAGATAGCGGCCCCCAACTTTTTGGGCCccagggaccagttccgtggAGAGAGATGTTTCCATGGATTGGAGGGGGTGTGATTTTGTGTGCTGTCTGCATCCaatggatggggcttcgcttctTTGTGTGgcttggtttctggcatgccacaaacCAGTGCCAGTTAATGGACCTGGGGTTGGGGTCCCTTGCCCAAAGAGAATAATATGATGGATATGTGGAGGGGGTTAGTGGTATTTTGGTGCTACTGGCTCCGTTATAAACCTAAATACCACTTTGTTTCTTGGTACAATTCAAACATTAGagataaatgtaatttttaagtTACCTCTGAGACCACTGTATTCCATATTAACCTGTGTGGGCCTTAAAAACTAATGATTGGTGAGGCATATTTGATTCAGGCAAGTTAAAAGGCCTTCTTAGTAGTATAACTAAGCTCTGAAATTTCCTAGCCTGAGAGGCCAGTTCCAtctgggctggtttttttttttaaatagactcAGCTATAGCTGTTCTTATACATATGGGTAATTCATATATATTTTGACATACGGTTGTCAAAGATATTGAGATTGAGAGGGGATTAGTAATACAATTAGTAATGCCCTATAATTGTTCTGTCTTTAGTTTACTTGAATATGACACAGTCACAAAGGAAGTCAAAGTTTTAATGGAAGGACTCCGATTTCCAAATGGAGTTCAGCTGTCTCCTGCTGAAGACTTTGTGTTGGTGGCTgaaacaactatggcaagaataCGAAGGTAGATGAGATACTTGTAAGGGTGCGGAATAGATCCAGCTATTTTGTTAAGAATTGATTAAATTCTAGTTTACTTTATATGATAGACTTTTCCtatttatgtattatgtattatcCTGCTAAGCAAGGAGGATTTTTACTAAGTCACTGTATTCTGTAATTTCTAAAGAACGATACTACGATGCTATGTAGGTTTTGTGATCTTTATTTTTTAGTAAGCTACAAACTTTATCCTGTCCTTTGTATTTGTTCTGTAATGCTATTGTTTTTATGTATTCTGTATTCTTTGTACATGTTCCAACTGTTCTGATCATTAGGGTAGTAGATTAGAAATTTAGCATAAAATATTAATACATTCTTTGTTTCACATAGCAAATTTGTAAAATGTTATGCGTTTTTAGGTATTATGTATCTGGTCTAATGAAAGGTGGAGAGGACCTGTTTGTCGAAAACATGCCTGGTTTTCCAGACAACATCCGTTTAAGTAGCTCTGGAGGTTATTGGGTAGCTATGTCAGCTATTCGAGCAAATCCTGGATTTTCTATGGTGGATTTCTTATCTGAAAAACCATGGATTAGAAGAATCATATTTAAGGTAAGAAACAACAGTAACAAAGCTTATGTATTGACATACTAGATTGAGCTCAGATCCTCTAAATGAAATTCTTTTGAATAGGTTCCctttggaaataatttatttctttccCCTGTCCTCTTCCAGGTCTAGCCattgcaactttttaaaagtattttatttgtttaataacaCAGAACAAGAGAAAAaggataaaataattaaaaagtggagaggaaataaaaggaatgtaACAATCATTGTAATAGTTGTTAAAATTGCAGTCAGTACAAACTTACTGAAAAATATGGATTAATACGCACCCAAAAAGGGGCTTGTATGAGTTTGTATTTTTAACTCTAAATTTCAGGATGAATAACAAATGAAAATCGTACTGCCAGTTTCTTTTGGTAGTAGCAATTATTGTTTTGCTCCCTACTTGGCCATCCTTAAATATGGCAGTTAAAAGAAAGTtggcaaataaatattttcagtctGTAGTTCAGTAGGTGGTTCTGTTGCTTTTACTGACATTCTGCGTATATAATATCAACTTCTGGCTGTTAGAAAACATCATgctgccctgcccccccccactacacacacacacacacacagttacatgATCATGATCTGGGTACTTAGCAAGCTGTTTGCATTTGCAATCAATTGTTAAGTAAACACCTCATACAcatgtgattgctatttgcaaTCCTCTCTACatgcttccccagaaagtcaatagagaagctagcagagaaggttgcaaactgctgctgcagctgcttGCCAAGAGGATTCCATCTCATCTCTGGGGGATGACTGAAAGAGCTGCCTGCTAAGGGGAGCTGAACTACTTCACTGTTCTGGAGATGATATGAGACTTCTGCAATCCGCAGAATGCATTCTCTTCTGCACTGAGAAATGACATCCTCAGAAACTGAACTCGGATCCTGATGATTTGAGCTCTGTTCATGCACCTGCAGAAGGAGTTCTCTTTTGCATGCAGAGAAGAGATGACAGCTTCCCATTACCCTGTGGAAGGCATTCTCTTCTACATTCAGAAAGATAACATCATTTGGCAGGTTGCTT
Encoded proteins:
- the APMAP gene encoding adipocyte plasma membrane-associated protein, with amino-acid sequence MNEADGLRQRRPARPQVLTEENAAQEGKDSRTYSNRVFRVTLMSLAVLLIIPLFGALIFLDCPIDPQLISFKEPPPLTGALEQNVKLRQAERLFENQLVGPESIANIGDVLFTGTADGKILRIENGKISTLARLGHGPCGTREDEPTCGRPLGIRVGPNSTLFVIDAYYGLFEINPISGAVRPLVSSKIPIEGKNMSFLNDLTMTRDGRKIYFTDSSSKWQRKDYSLLIMEASDDGRLLEYDTVTKEVKVLMEGLRFPNGVQLSPAEDFVLVAETTMARIRRYYVSGLMKGGEDLFVENMPGFPDNIRLSSSGGYWVAMSAIRANPGFSMVDFLSEKPWIRRIIFKLLSAETVIKFVPKYSLVVELSNTGSYRRSFHDPNGMVATYVSEAHEYNGHLYVGSFRSPFICKLDLKDI